The following are from one region of the Ignavibacteriota bacterium genome:
- a CDS encoding glycosyl transferase family 39 yields the protein MERIITLAHFKKFLILLGFLFLLGIYLPKIVSDSGEKNLYVHQASAFMHGQLNIDQNLQDVAVYKSKYYVPFPPFPAVLLLPVVAVFGVSSTKVMLVSLILSLLNIFLLLKILKRLEIDSQYIYWIVAAFFLGTAYLSSSLRSSSVWFFAHIVAVTCMLLALNEVLWKGRGLLAGLFLGMAFLSRQMSIYALFFLLIVLIDRNSLKSFKWKASNIIAFFFSLGLCFSLYLLFNWIRFDNIFNTGYSYIALPGFLNERVARYGLFSPVYIPFNLLYMFIQGFHVEFSSATHLSGITMDPFGTSITFASPFVFFAFWAKWKNKLLWGAWISISLMIIHTLLYYNNGYVQANTQRFSLDFLPIIIILVALSLKSIPKNLWKASVVYSIIMNVLALSIIFLGTMGF from the coding sequence ATGGAAAGAATTATCACTTTAGCCCATTTTAAAAAATTTCTCATTCTTCTCGGATTTCTATTTCTTTTAGGAATTTATTTGCCAAAAATTGTCTCTGATAGCGGAGAAAAAAATCTTTATGTTCATCAAGCATCTGCCTTTATGCACGGACAATTGAATATTGATCAAAACCTTCAGGACGTTGCAGTTTATAAAAGCAAGTATTATGTACCGTTTCCACCTTTCCCTGCCGTACTGTTGTTACCTGTTGTAGCAGTCTTTGGGGTGTCTTCTACGAAAGTTATGCTCGTAAGTTTAATCCTTAGCCTACTCAACATTTTTCTTCTGTTAAAAATTCTCAAGCGACTTGAAATTGATTCCCAATACATATACTGGATAGTTGCTGCTTTTTTTCTCGGAACCGCTTACTTATCTTCTTCGTTACGAAGCTCCAGCGTATGGTTCTTTGCACACATTGTAGCAGTTACTTGTATGTTACTAGCACTAAATGAAGTTTTATGGAAAGGTAGGGGATTATTAGCAGGCTTGTTTCTCGGGATGGCATTTTTATCCAGGCAAATGTCTATCTATGCTCTATTCTTTCTTCTAATAGTATTGATCGATAGAAATTCTTTAAAATCATTCAAATGGAAAGCAAGTAACATAATTGCATTCTTTTTTTCCTTAGGGTTGTGTTTTAGTTTATATCTTTTATTCAACTGGATACGATTCGATAACATTTTTAACACTGGCTATTCATATATCGCTCTTCCAGGTTTCCTCAACGAACGTGTAGCAAGATATGGATTATTTTCACCGGTATATATTCCGTTTAATTTATTATACATGTTTATACAAGGATTTCATGTAGAGTTCAGCTCTGCAACTCATTTGAGTGGTATTACAATGGATCCTTTCGGCACTTCAATTACATTTGCAAGCCCTTTTGTTTTCTTTGCCTTCTGGGCTAAATGGAAAAATAAATTACTGTGGGGCGCCTGGATCTCTATTAGTCTGATGATAATTCATACGTTACTTTATTACAATAACGGCTACGTGCAAGCTAATACACAAAGATTTTCATTAGACTTTCTGCCCATTATTATAATATTAGTTGCACTTTCATTAAAGAGTATACCGAAAAATCTGTGGAAAGCTTCGGTTGTTTACTCAATAATTATGAACGTCTTAGCTTTATCAATTATTTTTTTAGGGACAATGGGATTTTAA